Part of the Mycolicibacterium mengxianglii genome is shown below.
CGGCTCGCAGGATGGGTTCTGCAGCCGCGGTGTCGTAGATACCGTCCACGAGCAGATGCCGGTCGATGTGTACCGCCACAACCTGGCCGAGCACCAGCCACGTGGACAGCTGGCGGCCTTGGGTATCGGTCAGCTGGATCAGCTGGGTGAGCTCACACTCGAAATTCACCGGGCTCTCCAACACTCGCGGCGCGGCGACGATGGACGACGGGACCGCGGTGAGCCCACCGCGGTCGAATTCGTCCTCGGAGGCGGGCAGCGTGGCAGAGGTCTCATTCATCTGCTCGGCCAGTTGTCTGGTCGCCAGATTCCAGACGAAGTTTCCCGTCGCCTCGATATTGGCCACGGAATCCTTCCACCCCACCGAGGCGAATCCGATCAACGGTGGCCGGTAGTTGAATCCGTTGAAGAAGCTGTAAGGGGCGAGATTGCGGATCCCCGCAGGGTTCAGACTCGAGATCCACCCGATGGGCCGCGGCCCGACGATGGCGTTGAATGGATCGTGCGGCAAGCCGGTACCGTCCACAGTCCGATAGAAGTGCGCGTCTTTGCCTGCCATCTCCGCTCCTCACCACCGGGTTGCCGAACCGTGCAGTGCCCGATCTTTCCTCAGGTGCGGGGCGGGATCTCTCCCGGACCCGGCACACCATCTCGGTCGAGCCATCGTGCGATCCTGGGCTCGACGGAGGATCACCGCATGACGTCAGGGTAAACGGCGAAATGGTACGGGTGACCCAATCGACGCGATCGAAGCAGGCGCGTCACACCAGCCGCGACCGGATCCACCCCGAGACTCTCTCGATCGCGTAGACGACGACGAAGATCACGAGGACGATGGCGCCTGCGGCGGTGAAGTTCAGCGTCCTGATGGACTCGAACAGCAGGTAGCCGATGCCACCGGCCCCAACGATGCCCAGGATCGTGGAGGTGCGCACGTTGACGTCGAGCATGTAGAGGGTCGAACCGACCATCGCGGGCATGGCTTGCGGTATCACCGCCGAGAACAGGGTCGCCCACCAGCCACCGCCGACGGAACGTACCGCCTCCATCGGGCCGGGATCGATCTCCTCGACCGAATCGGCGACCAGCTTGGCCAGGAATCCGATGGAGGCGATCGCCAGCGCGCAGGTGCCCGCAATCGGCCCGAGGCCCAGGGCGGCCACGAACACCACCGCCAGGATGAGCTCCGGTACCGCACGGACGAGCAGGATCCAGCTGCGAGCCACCCAGTACACCGCGGGATGCGGAGTCACGTTGCGCGCAGCGAGGATTCCGAACGGGATCGACAGCACCACCCCGATTGCGGTGGACACGACACCGATGGCGATGGTCTGCAGGGCGGCATCGAACAGCTGGGCGCCGAGTGCGTCGAAGTCGGGCGGAATCATCCGCGTCAGCACTTCGAGGGCGGGCCCCACCCAGGTGATCAGCGACAGCGGATTGACCTTCAGCACGATCAGCGCCGCGACGGTGCCGGCGATCAGAATGGCGGAGAAGACGAACCGGGCAATTCGGTCACGCCGCGGATCCGTCTGCGTGGGTGTGAGCAGGATCCGGCGTACCCAGATCGCGACGAGTTCCATTGCCGCGATGATCACCAGGATCACCAGGACGATGCCGAGTGCCCGTGGATAGATCAGTCCGCGCAACGCGTCCTGCAGGGCGAATCCGATACCACCGGCCCCGACGAACCCGAGCACCACCGACATCCTGAGGTTGATGTCGATACGGTAGACGAACGTGCCCACCCATGCTGGAACTACCTGTGGGACAACAGCATTCAACATCTCGCGAAAGTATCCCGCGCCGGCGCTGCGGACGGCCTCGCGCGGGCCGGCATCGGTCTGTTCGATGGCATCGGCGAAGAGCTTGCCGAGCATGCCGATCGAGTGCAGGGCCAGCGCCAGAATGCCTGGCAATACGCCGATCCCGAGCGCGCGCACGAACAGCACCGCGAACAACAGATCCGGCATTGCACGGCAGAAGGTGATGAAAGCACGGGCCACCGCGTACACCGCAGGGTGCGGAGTGGTGTTGCGGGCGGCCAGGAACGCCAGCGGCACCGACGCGGCGGCGGCCAGGACAGTGCCCAGCACCGCCATCAGCAGCGTCTCGACGGCGAGCATCCCGATGCGACCGGGATCATCAAGGCGCGGCGGCAGCATCCGCTCGATCAGCGCCCCCATTTCGTCCAGTCCGTCGAACAACGTGAGCACGTTGAAGTCGATGGACCACGCCGAGACGAGCGTGGCGATGACCGCCGCGACGGCCAACAGTGGCAACAGGCTGGGCCGCGGCGGCCTGCGTCTGGGCCGCGGCAGTCCCGGATCGGCCGGACGGTCGGCCAGCGTGGTGCTCACGAGGCTCCGGCCACCGGCCCCGCGGACGACCGCGCCAATGTCGGATCCACCCGCTGATAGATCGCCATCACCTCGTCACGGGTCATTCCGACCGCCGGACGATCCAGCACCTTCTGACCGTTGCGAAGCCCTACCATCCGGTGCGCCCACCCCAGCGCGAGGTCAACCTGGTGCAGCGTGCAGATGACCGTCAGCTTCTCCTCGATGCACACCCGGAACAACAGGTCCATGACCACCCCGGCGTTCTCCGGATCCAGTGAGGCCACCGGTTCGTCAGCCAGCAGCAGGCCGGGACGCTGCATCAGCGTGCGCGCGATGGCAACTCGCTGCTGCTGGCCACCGGAGAGCGTGTCGGCCCGACGTTCGGCGAAGTCGGCCAGCCCCACCCGATCGAGATGGCCGAGCGCGTCGGCGCGCATGCTCTTCGGGTAGGTCAGCGCCCCGTACCGCGGCACGGAAAGCCGGCTCAGACCGCCGATCAACACGTTCTCCAGGCAGCTGAGCCGGCCCACCAGATTGAAGTGCTGGAATACGAACCCGACGTTACGACGCAGTGCTCGCAGCTGCGAGCGCGATGCCTGATCCACCCTGGTCCCACCGACCTCGACAGAGCCTGAGGTCACCGGCTGCAGGCCGTTGAGACAGCGCAGCAGGGTGGATTTCCCTGATCCGGACAACCCCAGCAGGACGAGTAGTTCGCTGCGGTGGACGTCCAACGAAACGTCGTCGAGGGCAAGGTTGTCGCCGAATCGCTTCGAGACGTTGCGTACCGATACGACCAGGTCGTCACCGGCAACCGCATTGGTGAGGTCGCTAGTCGACACCGGTCAGCCCTTGCACTTCTCAGAGCCGGTGACCTCGCACACCTTACGCACACCGTCGTAGGCGGAGTCCTCTACCGGAACCAGACCCCAGGCGCGCTCGTCGGTGATCAGGCAGGCATCACCTTCGCAGAATCCGTCGGCCTCCATCACCTTGGCATTGGCCTTCTCGGTGATGATGGTCTTGAGTTTGGCGATGGCTTCGGGTCCCAATGAATCATTGGCCGCGACAACCGATCCGGCGATCATCTCCGACTTCCACACAGTCTTGAGATCGCCGGGTGCCAGATCACCCTTCTGGATCATCGTCTTGTCGACCATGCTGTCGAAGGCGAACCCGGCATCGCAGTCTCCCGACTTGATCGACAGGGCCGATGCATCGTGGGACCCGGCGTAGATGGGTGTCATCGCTGCCGAGATGTCGGCCTCAGAACCGGATTTGATGACGCCCGCGTCGATCAGACCAGCCGTCGGGTAGAGGAAGCCCGAGGTCGAACTCGGATCGACGAAGCAGACCTTCTTGCCGGCAAAGTCGGCCAACCCGTTGACCGCGGCATTGTCCGAGCGCGCCAGGCCGTAGGACTGGTAGCCGGGCTGGCCACCTTCTTCGCTGATCACTGCGCCCAGTGGGGTGAGCTTGGCTCCGTTGATGCCGGCGACGACGTAGGCGAACGGACCGAAGAATGCCAGGTCGACGTTGTCGGCGATCATGCCCTCGACAACGCCGGCGTAGTCCGAGGCCT
Proteins encoded:
- a CDS encoding flavin reductase family protein: MAGKDAHFYRTVDGTGLPHDPFNAIVGPRPIGWISSLNPAGIRNLAPYSFFNGFNYRPPLIGFASVGWKDSVANIEATGNFVWNLATRQLAEQMNETSATLPASEDEFDRGGLTAVPSSIVAAPRVLESPVNFECELTQLIQLTDTQGRQLSTWLVLGQVVAVHIDRHLLVDGIYDTAAAEPILRAGGLGSYAAVSPESMFTMLRPDDRPAG
- a CDS encoding phosphate/phosphite/phosphonate ABC transporter substrate-binding protein, with the protein product MKSRIRARAFAVATVAATAALVLSSCSGSDPGAANDQGFPDKISLAAVPAENSADMKASYEPLIKLLEKETGSEVEFVQASDYAGVVEGMIADNVDLAFFGPFAYVVAGINGAKLTPLGAVISEEGGQPGYQSYGLARSDNAAVNGLADFAGKKVCFVDPSSTSGFLYPTAGLIDAGVIKSGSEADISAAMTPIYAGSHDASALSIKSGDCDAGFAFDSMVDKTMIQKGDLAPGDLKTVWKSEMIAGSVVAANDSLGPEAIAKLKTIITEKANAKVMEADGFCEGDACLITDERAWGLVPVEDSAYDGVRKVCEVTGSEKCKG
- the phnE gene encoding phosphonate ABC transporter, permease protein PhnE, whose protein sequence is MSTTLADRPADPGLPRPRRRPPRPSLLPLLAVAAVIATLVSAWSIDFNVLTLFDGLDEMGALIERMLPPRLDDPGRIGMLAVETLLMAVLGTVLAAAASVPLAFLAARNTTPHPAVYAVARAFITFCRAMPDLLFAVLFVRALGIGVLPGILALALHSIGMLGKLFADAIEQTDAGPREAVRSAGAGYFREMLNAVVPQVVPAWVGTFVYRIDINLRMSVVLGFVGAGGIGFALQDALRGLIYPRALGIVLVILVIIAAMELVAIWVRRILLTPTQTDPRRDRIARFVFSAILIAGTVAALIVLKVNPLSLITWVGPALEVLTRMIPPDFDALGAQLFDAALQTIAIGVVSTAIGVVLSIPFGILAARNVTPHPAVYWVARSWILLVRAVPELILAVVFVAALGLGPIAGTCALAIASIGFLAKLVADSVEEIDPGPMEAVRSVGGGWWATLFSAVIPQAMPAMVGSTLYMLDVNVRTSTILGIVGAGGIGYLLFESIRTLNFTAAGAIVLVIFVVVYAIERVSGWIRSRLV
- the phnC gene encoding phosphonate ABC transporter ATP-binding protein, whose amino-acid sequence is MSTSDLTNAVAGDDLVVSVRNVSKRFGDNLALDDVSLDVHRSELLVLLGLSGSGKSTLLRCLNGLQPVTSGSVEVGGTRVDQASRSQLRALRRNVGFVFQHFNLVGRLSCLENVLIGGLSRLSVPRYGALTYPKSMRADALGHLDRVGLADFAERRADTLSGGQQQRVAIARTLMQRPGLLLADEPVASLDPENAGVVMDLLFRVCIEEKLTVICTLHQVDLALGWAHRMVGLRNGQKVLDRPAVGMTRDEVMAIYQRVDPTLARSSAGPVAGAS